A genomic region of Saccopteryx bilineata isolate mSacBil1 chromosome 1, mSacBil1_pri_phased_curated, whole genome shotgun sequence contains the following coding sequences:
- the ELAVL3 gene encoding ELAV-like protein 3 isoform X3, with product MVTQILGAMESQVAGGPAGPALPNGPLLGTNGATDDSKTNLIVNYLPQNMTQDEFKSLFGSIGDIESCKLVRDKITGQSLGYGFVNYSDPNDADKAINTLNGLKLQTKTIKVSYARPSSASIRDANLYVSGLPKTMSQKEMEQLFSQYGRIITSRILVDQVTGVSRGVGFIRFDKRIEAEEAIKGLNGQKPLGAAEPITVKFANNPSQKTGQALLTHLYQSSARRYAGPLHHQTQRFRLDNLLNMAYGVKRFSPIAIDGMSGLAGVGLSGGATGAGWCIFVYNLSPEADESVLWQLFGPFGAVTNVKVIRDFTTNKCKGFGFVTMTNYDEAAMAIASLNGYRLGERVLQVSFKTSKQHKA from the exons ATGGTCACT CAGATACTCGGGGCCATGGAGTCTCAGGTGGCAGGGGGCCCGGCCGGCCCGGCCCTGCCCAATGGGCCACTCCTTGGTACAAACGGAGCCACTGATGACAGCAAAACCAACCTCATCGTCAACTACCTGCCCCAGAACATGACCCAGGATGAGTTCAAGAGTCTCTTCGGCAGCATTGGTGACATTGAATCCTGCAAGTTGGTTCGGGACAAGATCACAG GGCAGAGCCTCGGCTACGGGTTTGTGAACTACTCGGACCCCAACGATGCAGACAAAGCTATCAACACCCTCAACGGCCTCAAACTGCAGACAAAGACCATCAAG GTGTCCTATGCCAGACCCAGTTCTGCATCCATCCGGGATGCTAACCTGTACGTCAGTGGGCTTCCCAAGACCATGAGCCAGAAGGAAATGGAACAGCTCTTCTCCCAATATGGTCGCATCATCACTTCCCGAATCCTGGTGGACCAggtcacag GTGTGTCTCGGGGTGTGGGGTTCATCCGCTTTGACAAGAGGATTGAGGCCGAAGAGGCCATCAAAGGACTAAACGGGCAGAAGCCACTGGGCGCAGCCGAGCCCATCACGGTCAAGTTTGCCAACAACCCAAGTCAGAAGACAGGGCAGGCCCTGCTCACTCACCTTTACCAGTCATCAGCCCGGCGCTATGCAGGCCCCCTGCACCATCAGACACAACGCTTCCG GCTGGACAATTTACTCAACATGGCCTACGGAGTCAAGAG GTTCTCGCCCATCGCCATCGACGGCATGAGCGGCCTGGCGGGCGTGGGCCTGTCGGGGGGTGCGACAGGTGCCGGCTGGTGCATCTTCGTGTACAACCTGTCGCCGGAGGCAGACGAGAGTGTGCTGTGGCAGCTGTTCGGGCCCTTCGGGGCAGTTACCAACGTCAAGGTCATTCGCGACTTCACCACCAACAAGTGTAAGGGCTTCGGCTTTGTCACCATGACCAACTATGATGAGGCAGCCATGGCCATCGCCAGCCTCAACGGCTACCGCCTGGGCGAGCGCGTGCTGCAGGTGTCCTTCAAGACCAGCAAACAGCACAAGGCttga
- the ELAVL3 gene encoding ELAV-like protein 3 isoform X1: MVTQILGAMESQVAGGPAGPALPNGPLLGTNGATDDSKTNLIVNYLPQNMTQDEFKSLFGSIGDIESCKLVRDKITGQSLGYGFVNYSDPNDADKAINTLNGLKLQTKTIKVSYARPSSASIRDANLYVSGLPKTMSQKEMEQLFSQYGRIITSRILVDQVTGVSRGVGFIRFDKRIEAEEAIKGLNGQKPLGAAEPITVKFANNPSQKTGQALLTHLYQSSARRYAGPLHHQTQRFRLDNLLNMAYGVKSPLSLIARFSPIAIDGMSGLAGVGLSGGATGAGWCIFVYNLSPEADESVLWQLFGPFGAVTNVKVIRDFTTNKCKGFGFVTMTNYDEAAMAIASLNGYRLGERVLQVSFKTSKQHKA, translated from the exons ATGGTCACT CAGATACTCGGGGCCATGGAGTCTCAGGTGGCAGGGGGCCCGGCCGGCCCGGCCCTGCCCAATGGGCCACTCCTTGGTACAAACGGAGCCACTGATGACAGCAAAACCAACCTCATCGTCAACTACCTGCCCCAGAACATGACCCAGGATGAGTTCAAGAGTCTCTTCGGCAGCATTGGTGACATTGAATCCTGCAAGTTGGTTCGGGACAAGATCACAG GGCAGAGCCTCGGCTACGGGTTTGTGAACTACTCGGACCCCAACGATGCAGACAAAGCTATCAACACCCTCAACGGCCTCAAACTGCAGACAAAGACCATCAAG GTGTCCTATGCCAGACCCAGTTCTGCATCCATCCGGGATGCTAACCTGTACGTCAGTGGGCTTCCCAAGACCATGAGCCAGAAGGAAATGGAACAGCTCTTCTCCCAATATGGTCGCATCATCACTTCCCGAATCCTGGTGGACCAggtcacag GTGTGTCTCGGGGTGTGGGGTTCATCCGCTTTGACAAGAGGATTGAGGCCGAAGAGGCCATCAAAGGACTAAACGGGCAGAAGCCACTGGGCGCAGCCGAGCCCATCACGGTCAAGTTTGCCAACAACCCAAGTCAGAAGACAGGGCAGGCCCTGCTCACTCACCTTTACCAGTCATCAGCCCGGCGCTATGCAGGCCCCCTGCACCATCAGACACAACGCTTCCG GCTGGACAATTTACTCAACATGGCCTACGGAGTCAAGAG TCCCCTGTCGCTCATCGCCAGGTTCTCGCCCATCGCCATCGACGGCATGAGCGGCCTGGCGGGCGTGGGCCTGTCGGGGGGTGCGACAGGTGCCGGCTGGTGCATCTTCGTGTACAACCTGTCGCCGGAGGCAGACGAGAGTGTGCTGTGGCAGCTGTTCGGGCCCTTCGGGGCAGTTACCAACGTCAAGGTCATTCGCGACTTCACCACCAACAAGTGTAAGGGCTTCGGCTTTGTCACCATGACCAACTATGATGAGGCAGCCATGGCCATCGCCAGCCTCAACGGCTACCGCCTGGGCGAGCGCGTGCTGCAGGTGTCCTTCAAGACCAGCAAACAGCACAAGGCttga
- the ELAVL3 gene encoding ELAV-like protein 3 isoform X2: protein MVTILGAMESQVAGGPAGPALPNGPLLGTNGATDDSKTNLIVNYLPQNMTQDEFKSLFGSIGDIESCKLVRDKITGQSLGYGFVNYSDPNDADKAINTLNGLKLQTKTIKVSYARPSSASIRDANLYVSGLPKTMSQKEMEQLFSQYGRIITSRILVDQVTGVSRGVGFIRFDKRIEAEEAIKGLNGQKPLGAAEPITVKFANNPSQKTGQALLTHLYQSSARRYAGPLHHQTQRFRLDNLLNMAYGVKSPLSLIARFSPIAIDGMSGLAGVGLSGGATGAGWCIFVYNLSPEADESVLWQLFGPFGAVTNVKVIRDFTTNKCKGFGFVTMTNYDEAAMAIASLNGYRLGERVLQVSFKTSKQHKA, encoded by the exons ATGGTCACT ATACTCGGGGCCATGGAGTCTCAGGTGGCAGGGGGCCCGGCCGGCCCGGCCCTGCCCAATGGGCCACTCCTTGGTACAAACGGAGCCACTGATGACAGCAAAACCAACCTCATCGTCAACTACCTGCCCCAGAACATGACCCAGGATGAGTTCAAGAGTCTCTTCGGCAGCATTGGTGACATTGAATCCTGCAAGTTGGTTCGGGACAAGATCACAG GGCAGAGCCTCGGCTACGGGTTTGTGAACTACTCGGACCCCAACGATGCAGACAAAGCTATCAACACCCTCAACGGCCTCAAACTGCAGACAAAGACCATCAAG GTGTCCTATGCCAGACCCAGTTCTGCATCCATCCGGGATGCTAACCTGTACGTCAGTGGGCTTCCCAAGACCATGAGCCAGAAGGAAATGGAACAGCTCTTCTCCCAATATGGTCGCATCATCACTTCCCGAATCCTGGTGGACCAggtcacag GTGTGTCTCGGGGTGTGGGGTTCATCCGCTTTGACAAGAGGATTGAGGCCGAAGAGGCCATCAAAGGACTAAACGGGCAGAAGCCACTGGGCGCAGCCGAGCCCATCACGGTCAAGTTTGCCAACAACCCAAGTCAGAAGACAGGGCAGGCCCTGCTCACTCACCTTTACCAGTCATCAGCCCGGCGCTATGCAGGCCCCCTGCACCATCAGACACAACGCTTCCG GCTGGACAATTTACTCAACATGGCCTACGGAGTCAAGAG TCCCCTGTCGCTCATCGCCAGGTTCTCGCCCATCGCCATCGACGGCATGAGCGGCCTGGCGGGCGTGGGCCTGTCGGGGGGTGCGACAGGTGCCGGCTGGTGCATCTTCGTGTACAACCTGTCGCCGGAGGCAGACGAGAGTGTGCTGTGGCAGCTGTTCGGGCCCTTCGGGGCAGTTACCAACGTCAAGGTCATTCGCGACTTCACCACCAACAAGTGTAAGGGCTTCGGCTTTGTCACCATGACCAACTATGATGAGGCAGCCATGGCCATCGCCAGCCTCAACGGCTACCGCCTGGGCGAGCGCGTGCTGCAGGTGTCCTTCAAGACCAGCAAACAGCACAAGGCttga
- the ZNF653 gene encoding zinc finger protein 653 — protein sequence MAERVAEAEAEAEAGAGGEAAAEESAASRKARGRPRLTESDRARRRLESRKKYDVRRVYLGEAHGPWVDLRRRSGWSDAKLAAYLISLERGQRSGRHGKPWEQVPKKPKRKKRRRRNVNCLKNVVIWYEDHKHRCPYEPHLVELDPTFGLYTTAVWQCEAGHRYFQDLHSPLKPLSDSDPDSDKVDNGLVAGSSDSSSSCCGSDCEEPPAGQPAKVTVTAAAVTPTSPAGNSGLITQEGVHIPFDVHHVESLAEQSTTLCPNPAGSGPEALETVVCVPVPVQVGPGPGTLFENMPQEALGEVVASCPMPGMVPGSQVIIIAGPGYDALTAEGIHLNVAAGSSAPSGGLGDEVPCTMMEGVAAYTQTEPEGSQPSTVDPTTMAGMETKKEKEDLYMLKKEEKEEPVAPELAELTETVPESAETEAEADGEELDGSDMSAIIYEIPKEPEKRRRSKRSRVMDADGLLEMFHCPYEGCSQVYVALSSFQNHVNLVHRKGKTKVCPHPGCGKKFYLSNHLRRHMIIHSGVREFTCETCGKSFKRKNHLEVHRRTHTGETPLQCEICGYQCRQRASLNWHMKKHTAEVQYNFTCERCGKRFEKLDSVKFHTLKSHPDHKPA from the exons ATGGCGGAGCGGgtggcggaggcggaggcggaggctgAGGCGGGCGCAGGCGGGGAGGCGGCGGCCGAGGAGAGCGCGGCGAGCCGCAAGGCGCGGGGTCGGCCGCGGCTTACGGAGTCTGATCGGGCCCGGCGGCGGCTCGAGTCCCGGAAGAAGTACGACGTGCGGCGCGTGTACCTGGGCGAGGCGCACGGGCCCTGGGTGGACCTGAGGCGCCGCAGCGGCTGGAGCGACGCCAAGCTCGCCGCCTACCTCATCTCGCTGGAGCGCGGCCAGCGGAGCGGCCGCCACGG GAAGCCTTGGGAGCAGGTCCCCAAAAAgccaaagaggaagaaaa GGCGTCGACGCAATGTGAACTGCCTGAAGAATGTGGTGATCTGGTACGAGGACCACAAGCATCGCTGTCCATACGAGCCGCATCTGGTTGAGCTAGACCCCACCTTCGGCCTATACACCACAGCCGTGTGGCAGTGTGAAGCCGGCCACCGCTACTTCCAAGACTTGCACTCACCCTTGAAGCCACTCAGCGACTCAGACCCTGACAGTGACAAAG TGGACAATGGCCTAGTGGCCGGCAGCTCCGACTCATCCAGCTCCTGCTGTGGCTCTGACTGTGAGGAGCCCCCCGCGGGCCAGCCAGCCAAGGTGACAGTAACAGCTGCAGCAGTTACCCCCACTAGCCCAGCGGGCAACAGTGGGCTCATCACACAAGAGGGTGTGCACATCCCCTTCGACGTCCACCATGTGGAGAGCCTGGCCGAGCAGAGTACCACACTGTGCCCCAACCCAGCAGGCAGTGGACCTGAAGCGCTGGAGACGGTGGTGTGTGTGCCAGTGCCTGTGCAAGTGGGCCCGGGCCCTGGCACCCTTTTTGAGAACATGCCCCAGGAGGCTCTGGGCGAGGTGGTAGCCAGCTGTCCCATGCCAGGCATGGTGCCTGGCTCTCAGGTGATCATCATCGCAGGCCCAGGCTATGATGCCCTCACGGCTGAGGGCATCCACCTCAACGTGGCAGCAGGCAGCAGTGCCCCCAGCGGGGGCCTGGGTGACGAGGTACCCTGCACCATGATGGAGGGTGTGGCAGCCTACACCCAGACGGAGCCTGAGGGCAGCCAGCCCAGCACTGTAGACCCTACCACCATGGCAGGCATGGAGACCAAGAAAG AGAAGGAGGACCTTTACATGCttaagaaggaggagaaggaggagccaGTGGCCCCAGAGCTAGCAGAGCTGACAGAGACAGTGCCTGAGAGTGCggagactgaggcagaggcagatggggaggagctggacgGCAGTGACATGTCAGCCATCATCTACGAGATCCCCAAGGAGCCCGAGAA GAGGCGACGGAGCAAGCGGTCACGAGTGATGGACGCTGATGGCCTGCTCGAGATGTTCCACTGTCCCTATGAGGGCTGTAGCCAAGTGTATGTGGCTCTCAGTAGTTTTCAG AACCACGTCAACCTTGTGCATCGGAAAGGGAAGACTAAAGTGTGCCCTCACCCTGGCTGCGGCAAGAAGTTCTATTTATCAAACCACCTACGGCGACACATGATCATCCACTCAG GTGTCCGTGAGTTCACCTGTGAGACTTGTGGCAAATCCTTCAAAAGGAAGAACCACCTGGAAGTACATCGGCGCACGCACACCGGGGAAACGCCCCTGCA GTGCGAAATCTGCGGCTACCAGTGCCGACAACGTGCTTCGCTCAACTGGCACATGAAAAAGCACACAGCAGAGGTGCAATACAACTTCACGTGCGAGCGCTGTGGGAAGCGTTTCGAGAAGCTAGACAGCGTCAAGTTCCACACTCTCAAAAGCCACCCAGACCACAAACCCGCTtga
- the ECSIT gene encoding evolutionarily conserved signaling intermediate in Toll pathway, mitochondrial isoform X4 produces the protein MNWTQVILLARGLSRGWGGICSAALTGAPFSQVSSQASRGLHCSTAVHNSDSSPVPSPPEPLQGPTKALSPHEELFGQAPDGAQDKASFIRAVQNFGQHNVHKRGHVDFIYLALRKMREYGVERDLTVYNMLLDIFPKEVFQPRSIFQKIFIHYPRQQECGIAVLEQMENHGVMPNKETEFLLLQIFGRKSYPMLKFVRMKLWFARFKNINPFPVPRNLPQDPVDLARLGLRHIEPDLSARVTVYQMPLSKDSTGTADPTNQYIVGIQSPDQQAALAHHNPARPIFVEGPFSLWLRNKCVYYHILRADLAPPEEKEVEEIPEEWNLYYPMQLDLDYGRSGWDDYEFDINEVEEGPVFAICMAGAHDQATLAKWIQGLQETNPALGQIPVVFRLAASTGEILASSSGLDEPSPPPPEGQEEEDDQQQQQQGQT, from the exons ATGAATTGGACCCAAGTCATCCTGCTAGCCCGGGGCCTTTCTCGGGGTTGGGGAGGCATCTGTAGCGCTGCCCTCACGGGAGCCCCCTTCTCTCAG GTGTCCTCCCAAGCTTCTCGAGGCCTCCACTGCAGCACAGCCGTCCACAACTCTGACTCGTCTCCGGTCCCAAGCCCACCTGAGCCCCTGCAAGGGCCCACCAAGGCCCTGTCACCCCATGAAGAGCTGTTTGGACAGGCGCCAGATGGGGCCCAGGACAAAGCCAGCTTTATACGAGCCGTGCAGAACTTCGGGCAGCACAATGTGCACAAGCGGGGCCATGTTGACTTCATCTACCTGGCTCTGCGCAAGATGCGGGAGTACGGCGTCGAGCGGGACCTGACTGTCTACAACATGCTGCTTGACATCTTCCCCAAGGAGGTCTTCCAGCCTCGCAGCATCTTTCAGAAAATCTTTATTCATTATCCACGACAGCAGGAGTGTGGGATTGCTGTCCTGGAGCAGATGGAGAACCACG GGGTGATGCCCAACAAGGAGACAGAGTTCCTGCTGCTTCAGATATTTGGGCGCAAAAGCTACCCTATGCTTAAGTTCGTGCGCATGAAGTTGTGGTTTGCCCGCTTCAAGAATATCAACCCTTTCCCTGTGCCCCGGAACTTGCCTCAGGACCCTGTGGACCTGGCCAGGTTGGGCCTGCGGCACATAGAGCCTGACCTCAGCGCCAGGGTCACCGTCTATCAG ATGCCTTTGTCTAAAGACTCCACAGGTACAGCAGATCCCACCAACCAGTATATTGTAG GTATCCAGAGTCCTGACCAACAGGCTGCCCTGGCCCACCACAACCCAGCCCGGCCTATTTTCGTCGAGGGTCCCTTCTCCCTGTGGCTCCGCAACAAATGTGTCTACTACCACATCCTCAGAGCAGATTTGGCACCCCCTGAGGAGAAG GAAGTGGAGGAGATTCCAGAGGAATGGAACCTCTACTACCCGATGCAACTGGACTTGGACTATGGGAGAAGTGGCTGGGATGACTATGAGTTTGACATCAATGAAG TGGAGGAAGGCCCTGTCTTTGCCATATGTATGGCGGGTGCCCATGACCAAGCCACACTGGCCAAATGGATCCAGGGCTTGCAGGAGACCAATCCAGCCCTGGGCCAGATCCCCGTGGTCTTCCGCTTGGCAGCATCCACCGGAGAGATCCTGGCGTCTTCCTCAGGCCTGGATGAGCCATCTCCTCCACCACCTGAAGGGCAGGAAGAAGAAGATGatcagcagcaacagcagcagggcCAGACCTGA
- the ECSIT gene encoding evolutionarily conserved signaling intermediate in Toll pathway, mitochondrial isoform X2, translated as MRQLRLREVKALSRGHAAGGQLGWNSNPLLPITPNEPRILGASLRTAVGGCPTIGGMNWTQVILLARGLSRGWGGICSAALTGAPFSQVSSQASRGLHCSTAVHNSDSSPVPSPPEPLQGPTKALSPHEELFGQAPDGAQDKASFIRAVQNFGQHNVHKRGHVDFIYLALRKMREYGVERDLTVYNMLLDIFPKEVFQPRSIFQKIFIHYPRQQECGIAVLEQMENHGVMPNKETEFLLLQIFGRKSYPMLKFVRMKLWFARFKNINPFPVPRNLPQDPVDLARLGLRHIEPDLSARVTVYQMPLSKDSTGTADPTNQYIVGIQSPDQQAALAHHNPARPIFVEGPFSLWLRNKCVYYHILRADLAPPEEKEVEEIPEEWNLYYPMQLDLDYGRSGWDDYEFDINEVEEGPVFAICMAGAHDQATLAKWIQGLQETNPALGQIPVVFRLAASTGEILASSSGLDEPSPPPPEGQEEEDDQQQQQQGQT; from the exons GTGGTTGTCCAACAATCGGAGGCATGAATTGGACCCAAGTCATCCTGCTAGCCCGGGGCCTTTCTCGGGGTTGGGGAGGCATCTGTAGCGCTGCCCTCACGGGAGCCCCCTTCTCTCAG GTGTCCTCCCAAGCTTCTCGAGGCCTCCACTGCAGCACAGCCGTCCACAACTCTGACTCGTCTCCGGTCCCAAGCCCACCTGAGCCCCTGCAAGGGCCCACCAAGGCCCTGTCACCCCATGAAGAGCTGTTTGGACAGGCGCCAGATGGGGCCCAGGACAAAGCCAGCTTTATACGAGCCGTGCAGAACTTCGGGCAGCACAATGTGCACAAGCGGGGCCATGTTGACTTCATCTACCTGGCTCTGCGCAAGATGCGGGAGTACGGCGTCGAGCGGGACCTGACTGTCTACAACATGCTGCTTGACATCTTCCCCAAGGAGGTCTTCCAGCCTCGCAGCATCTTTCAGAAAATCTTTATTCATTATCCACGACAGCAGGAGTGTGGGATTGCTGTCCTGGAGCAGATGGAGAACCACG GGGTGATGCCCAACAAGGAGACAGAGTTCCTGCTGCTTCAGATATTTGGGCGCAAAAGCTACCCTATGCTTAAGTTCGTGCGCATGAAGTTGTGGTTTGCCCGCTTCAAGAATATCAACCCTTTCCCTGTGCCCCGGAACTTGCCTCAGGACCCTGTGGACCTGGCCAGGTTGGGCCTGCGGCACATAGAGCCTGACCTCAGCGCCAGGGTCACCGTCTATCAG ATGCCTTTGTCTAAAGACTCCACAGGTACAGCAGATCCCACCAACCAGTATATTGTAG GTATCCAGAGTCCTGACCAACAGGCTGCCCTGGCCCACCACAACCCAGCCCGGCCTATTTTCGTCGAGGGTCCCTTCTCCCTGTGGCTCCGCAACAAATGTGTCTACTACCACATCCTCAGAGCAGATTTGGCACCCCCTGAGGAGAAG GAAGTGGAGGAGATTCCAGAGGAATGGAACCTCTACTACCCGATGCAACTGGACTTGGACTATGGGAGAAGTGGCTGGGATGACTATGAGTTTGACATCAATGAAG TGGAGGAAGGCCCTGTCTTTGCCATATGTATGGCGGGTGCCCATGACCAAGCCACACTGGCCAAATGGATCCAGGGCTTGCAGGAGACCAATCCAGCCCTGGGCCAGATCCCCGTGGTCTTCCGCTTGGCAGCATCCACCGGAGAGATCCTGGCGTCTTCCTCAGGCCTGGATGAGCCATCTCCTCCACCACCTGAAGGGCAGGAAGAAGAAGATGatcagcagcaacagcagcagggcCAGACCTGA
- the ECSIT gene encoding evolutionarily conserved signaling intermediate in Toll pathway, mitochondrial isoform X3: MSAPSGKNQLALSPRPPALLGGCPTIGGMNWTQVILLARGLSRGWGGICSAALTGAPFSQVSSQASRGLHCSTAVHNSDSSPVPSPPEPLQGPTKALSPHEELFGQAPDGAQDKASFIRAVQNFGQHNVHKRGHVDFIYLALRKMREYGVERDLTVYNMLLDIFPKEVFQPRSIFQKIFIHYPRQQECGIAVLEQMENHGVMPNKETEFLLLQIFGRKSYPMLKFVRMKLWFARFKNINPFPVPRNLPQDPVDLARLGLRHIEPDLSARVTVYQMPLSKDSTGTADPTNQYIVGIQSPDQQAALAHHNPARPIFVEGPFSLWLRNKCVYYHILRADLAPPEEKEVEEIPEEWNLYYPMQLDLDYGRSGWDDYEFDINEVEEGPVFAICMAGAHDQATLAKWIQGLQETNPALGQIPVVFRLAASTGEILASSSGLDEPSPPPPEGQEEEDDQQQQQQGQT, translated from the exons GTGGTTGTCCAACAATCGGAGGCATGAATTGGACCCAAGTCATCCTGCTAGCCCGGGGCCTTTCTCGGGGTTGGGGAGGCATCTGTAGCGCTGCCCTCACGGGAGCCCCCTTCTCTCAG GTGTCCTCCCAAGCTTCTCGAGGCCTCCACTGCAGCACAGCCGTCCACAACTCTGACTCGTCTCCGGTCCCAAGCCCACCTGAGCCCCTGCAAGGGCCCACCAAGGCCCTGTCACCCCATGAAGAGCTGTTTGGACAGGCGCCAGATGGGGCCCAGGACAAAGCCAGCTTTATACGAGCCGTGCAGAACTTCGGGCAGCACAATGTGCACAAGCGGGGCCATGTTGACTTCATCTACCTGGCTCTGCGCAAGATGCGGGAGTACGGCGTCGAGCGGGACCTGACTGTCTACAACATGCTGCTTGACATCTTCCCCAAGGAGGTCTTCCAGCCTCGCAGCATCTTTCAGAAAATCTTTATTCATTATCCACGACAGCAGGAGTGTGGGATTGCTGTCCTGGAGCAGATGGAGAACCACG GGGTGATGCCCAACAAGGAGACAGAGTTCCTGCTGCTTCAGATATTTGGGCGCAAAAGCTACCCTATGCTTAAGTTCGTGCGCATGAAGTTGTGGTTTGCCCGCTTCAAGAATATCAACCCTTTCCCTGTGCCCCGGAACTTGCCTCAGGACCCTGTGGACCTGGCCAGGTTGGGCCTGCGGCACATAGAGCCTGACCTCAGCGCCAGGGTCACCGTCTATCAG ATGCCTTTGTCTAAAGACTCCACAGGTACAGCAGATCCCACCAACCAGTATATTGTAG GTATCCAGAGTCCTGACCAACAGGCTGCCCTGGCCCACCACAACCCAGCCCGGCCTATTTTCGTCGAGGGTCCCTTCTCCCTGTGGCTCCGCAACAAATGTGTCTACTACCACATCCTCAGAGCAGATTTGGCACCCCCTGAGGAGAAG GAAGTGGAGGAGATTCCAGAGGAATGGAACCTCTACTACCCGATGCAACTGGACTTGGACTATGGGAGAAGTGGCTGGGATGACTATGAGTTTGACATCAATGAAG TGGAGGAAGGCCCTGTCTTTGCCATATGTATGGCGGGTGCCCATGACCAAGCCACACTGGCCAAATGGATCCAGGGCTTGCAGGAGACCAATCCAGCCCTGGGCCAGATCCCCGTGGTCTTCCGCTTGGCAGCATCCACCGGAGAGATCCTGGCGTCTTCCTCAGGCCTGGATGAGCCATCTCCTCCACCACCTGAAGGGCAGGAAGAAGAAGATGatcagcagcaacagcagcagggcCAGACCTGA